In Clostridia bacterium, the genomic window CGCGTCGGGAGCATCACCGTCTGCGACCTCGCCGACCGCGTCCTTTCGAGCATACTCGACGCAGACTGCGCCGCGATCGTGCAGAAGCGGCTCGAGGAGGCCGGCATACGCTTCATGCTCGGCGACACCGCCGAGCGCTTCGACGGCGGCGCCGCCTATATGAAGAGCGGCGCGGAGGTCGGCTTCGACGTCCTCGTCCTCGCCGTCGGCGTGCGCGCCAACACCGAGCTCGTGAAAAACGCGGGCGGCGAAGTCAACCGCGGTATTATAATAAACGAGCGAATGGAAACGAGCGTTCCGCAGATCTGGGCGGCGGGCGACTGCGCCGAGGGCTTCGACGCCTCGATCGGCGCGAACCGCGTGCTCGCGATACTCCCCAACGCGTATATGCAGGGGCGCGCCGCCGGAATCAACATGGCGGGCGGCGACGCCGGCCTCGCGAACGCGATCCCGATGAACTCCATCGGCTTCTTCGGCTACCACGTAATGACCGCCGGAGCGTACGACGGAGAAATGCTTGAGGAACGCTCCGGAGAGTCGGTCAAACGCTTCTTCGTCAAGGACGGACTGCTGAGGGGATATATCCTGCTCGGAGAGACCGATCGCGCCGGCATTTACACCTCGCTGATACGCGAAAAGACTCCGCTCGACACGATAGACTTCGAATTGACGAAAAAAGTTGCTTCAAACGCCATATTTTCGAAAGAAATCCGTAGAAAAAAGTTCGGAGGTGTAGTATAATATGAAAATCAACGCAGAAGGACTCGGGTTCCGCGATATAAACGAAGCCATCCGCGGCGCCGGCAAAGAGGCGACTCTGACCGGATGCTGCGGCCAGCGCTTCATCTGCGCCGGAATGGCAGACGTTTCCGTCACCGTCGAAGGCGTGCCCGGCAACGCGCTCGGCGCCTATCTCAACGGCGCGGAGATCACCGTCACGGGCAACGCGCAGGACGCCGTCGGCGACACGATGAACGGCGGCAGCATCGTCGTTCACGGCGACATCGGCGACGCCGCCGGCTACGCCATGCGCGGCGGGCGCATCTTCGTCAAGGGCAACGCCGGCTACCGCGCCGGCATCCATATGAAGGCGTATAAGGACAAGGTCCCCGCCATAGTGATAGGCGGCTGCGCCGGAAGCTTCCTCGGCGAATACCAGGCAGGCGGAGTCATAGTCGTGCTCGGCCTCCGCTGCGAAGGAGGCAGGATTGTCAGCAACTTCCCCTGCACCGGTATGCACGGCGGAAAGATGATACTGCGCTCCGACTGCCGCGGCGTGACGTTCCCGAATCAGGTTTCAGCGAGCCCCGCTTCGCCCGGCGATACGGACGAGATAAGAGAATACGTGTCCGAATACTGCCGCCTCTTCGGCGAAGACGAAGCCGATGTCATGGATTCGCCTTTCACGGTCGTTACTCCGGACAGCAGCAACCCGTATAAACAGCTTTACGTACCAAATTGAACGAAAGCGGAGGATATTATATGAAGTACTCGAAGGAAGAAGTATTGCAGTACGTCGCAGAGGAAGACGTGAAATTCATCCGTCTCGCCTTCTGCGACGTA contains:
- a CDS encoding NAD(P)/FAD-dependent oxidoreductase is translated as MKRYVIIGNGVAAAGCIEGIRSVDPEGEISVVSEENRRVYSRPLISYYLEGRTDTERMKYRPDGFYEDNGCRVFLGKKAVSVDASAKLVTLDDGTELPYDALCVATGSRPFVPPFAGLDAVEKKFSFMTLDDALALEAALDKDARVLIVGAGLIGLKCAEGIHGRVGSITVCDLADRVLSSILDADCAAIVQKRLEEAGIRFMLGDTAERFDGGAAYMKSGAEVGFDVLVLAVGVRANTELVKNAGGEVNRGIIINERMETSVPQIWAAGDCAEGFDASIGANRVLAILPNAYMQGRAAGINMAGGDAGLANAIPMNSIGFFGYHVMTAGAYDGEMLEERSGESVKRFFVKDGLLRGYILLGETDRAGIYTSLIREKTPLDTIDFELTKKVASNAIFSKEIRRKKFGGVV
- a CDS encoding glutamate synthase, encoding MKINAEGLGFRDINEAIRGAGKEATLTGCCGQRFICAGMADVSVTVEGVPGNALGAYLNGAEITVTGNAQDAVGDTMNGGSIVVHGDIGDAAGYAMRGGRIFVKGNAGYRAGIHMKAYKDKVPAIVIGGCAGSFLGEYQAGGVIVVLGLRCEGGRIVSNFPCTGMHGGKMILRSDCRGVTFPNQVSASPASPGDTDEIREYVSEYCRLFGEDEADVMDSPFTVVTPDSSNPYKQLYVPN